One Anaerolineales bacterium genomic window, GAGCTTCAACCAGAATCCTATCTTTCAATTGGACGAGACCCATCCCAGCATTTAACTCGATGACCTTATTAATCCGATCGATCGCCCAAGAGAGGTTCACTGCGGTCGGCCGTGAGCCTTTCAATTCGACTGAGCTGGTATCTAGCTGCTTGATCAGATCTGAAGTAGTTTTTGCTGAGCTGGAGAGGGCAGTCAAAGCGAGGCCGAAGGCGGCAGCAACACCAATAGCGGGGGCACCACGGATAACCATATCCCTGATCGCTGTAGCGATATCGCTGCAGTGAATGTAATCATGGTAAACCACTTCATCGGGTAATAAACGCTGGTCCAGCATGCGTACCATGCCGTCCACCCAGCGGATTGAAAAATACTCACCCATCCTGTCCTCCAGATAGAACCAATGCGCAATTATAAACCCTGTTACCCTGCATGTTATAATACCCGACCGATGAACAACATTCTGTCGAAATGGAAATCCGGCTTATCACGCACAAGCAAAGCGACCTTCGGTCAGCTAGCCACGCTTTTTGGTGCGACTGAGATCAATGACGATACCTGGGAAAAACTGGAAGCCTTGCTCATCCATGCCGATATTGGTGTGGATACGACCATTAATATCATTGATAAGCTGGAAGACCGGGTTGAGCGGGAAGGTATTATAAAAGAAAGCGAGCTTAATATCATCCTGCGCCAGGAGCTGCGTGCCCACCTAGAGAACCCTCCCCAAATTGAGTTTTCTGAAAAACCTGCCATAATCCTGATCGTGGGCGTAAATGGCTCTGGGAAAACAACAACCATTGCCAAGCTGGGTAAAAGGTTCTTCAATGAGGGCAAGCAAGTCATCCTTGGTGCTGCAGATACTTTTCGAGCAGCAGGGGTGGATCAGCTGGAGATATGGGCCGATCGCATAAAATTACCCATCATCAGCGGGCAGCTGGGCGGAGACGCAGGCGCCGTGGCTTTTGATACCGTGCAGGCAGCCATCTCACGGAATTCTGACATCGCCATCATCGACACGGCAGGCCGC contains:
- a CDS encoding signal recognition particle-docking protein FtsY → MNNILSKWKSGLSRTSKATFGQLATLFGATEINDDTWEKLEALLIHADIGVDTTINIIDKLEDRVEREGIIKESELNIILRQELRAHLENPPQIEFSEKPAIILIVGVNGSGKTTTIAKLGKRFFNEGKQVILGAADTFRAAGVDQLEIWADRIKLPIISGQLGGDAGAVAFDTVQAAISRNSDIAIIDTAGRLHTRYNLMEELKKVHRVVGKAMPGAPHAVWLVMDATTGQNAMQQARAFKDAVKITGVILAKLDSSARGGMALSIQKDLGLPILFAGLGEQPDDLQPFDPDMYIDGLLQE